The DNA sequence CACATAGTCAATAATCTTCAAGTCCGATAAGTTTTCTTTGAAACTTGGACTATGCAAGGTGATGATTGCTTCATCTCAGCATAACAATGACATAACGATTTTATCATCCAGTTCCTATGTTTTTTTAAATTTATTTCAAACGAGACTTAAAGACGTGTAAAATCAGACAACTCTTAATTCTGCCATGTACAAAAAGGAGTTTTGAAGCCTACATTAGAGTCCCGTAGATGACTTTTAAGTTTCTTTTCCTATCTATCCAACATATCACATGCATGAAATACCTTCAACGTGACAATTACAGGCATGGAGTAGACACAACAGGCAATGTTTCTCTGGGTAGCGCAAAGCAATGCTAGTATCGATCGCAGCCATGGAGCATTTCATCTCGGCGAAAAACCGCACTACTGACTGAGGGGCACGCACTCGAGCTTGATCTCAAGCTCCCCGTGCTCGACGTTCTGAAGCCTCAATGCAATCTCCTGCTCCACCTTACCATCGACGATCGAGATAATGCTGTCCTTGGCTAGAATGCTGTTCTCGCTTGCCAAGAATGTGCATATCTGTGTCGATTCTGTGATGATGGAGCTCTGGTACTCTCTTGCTGCAGAGATCAATGGCTGGATATCAACTTCAGCCTCTCCCATTCGGTCGTCAGAGGTGAATGTGTCCTTGTCGAACACTTGCTGTCATGCAGTACAAAGCAGATTGCTAAGAGTATTTTTGGGGGCAGTTTAGGCCTCGTATGCTTATCAAAAAACTTTCTTACACAAATGTGTCACACCAAAATGCAGCCTATCCCTCATCCACAAAATAAGAATAGCAGATAATGATGAGAACTGACTACGCATATGTAAACCTCAACAAGTATAAATTTAATCACTGGCTACTACTTCCTCCGTCCGGAATTAGTTGACGCTCGATACATCCGTTTGAGCGTCAAaaaattccgaacggagggagtatgttttATTAGTTAAAATTGGCAGGTATTTCAATACCCAAGAACAATTTAGACACTTAATCTTCAATACCTTAGACATACACATCAAGGATAAAACTCCATTGCGCACACAAAAGCTATTCTAGGACATTCGGTAAAGATGATAACCACAACTTTCCATTGAGATGAACAaggtaaaataaataaaataaaatctaGCTGCTAATAAACTTCATGTCCACAGGAAATAACACATACCACTTTAAGAGGCGGCACCGGTTCAGGGATTGATAGCATCAATCTTTCATTCCATATAGGGTTCAGTGTGTTCTTTATCACCTTTGTTTTCATGGACTAAAACGGAGAAATTGTTAAGTGAATTATAAGAAGAAAAAATTGCACGACTAATCTGCCATAACAAACAATGAATGAAATTTGCTTACTTGGTGTCCTAGCATAATCATAACATATGGATCACTTGACATCACATCACGAACAGCTAAATCTGTGCCCCTTATGATGTCGACCTTAATTAATCCAACGAACTCTACCATGCCCACATCCATCTGAAAAATAATATGTACAGTTACAGTAGAAGTAGTGTAAGACTAGCAATGGCTATGACAGTTTGTCGCACCATTTTTTTTCCTCCTTTGTTTTCGGATTCCTTTTTCCTCCAGCTATTTCTGAAAGTACCATGTTTGCTGCCACTATGTTGCTGGTTATGACGTTTTTCTGCTCCATGTTTGTGCAAAGGGCATGCAAATTGTGGATTAGTCacaaactgttgaagctcgtaTTTTTTCCTGCATATATATAGACAAAAAGAGACAAAATGGTTCCGTCAGACAGAGT is a window from the Triticum urartu cultivar G1812 unplaced genomic scaffold, Tu2.1 TuUngrouped_contig_6314, whole genome shotgun sequence genome containing:
- the LOC125530437 gene encoding probable ADP-ribosylation factor GTPase-activating protein AGD11 — translated: MDEENSLLHFLDDTPSSHYRRTCGGYSSQNDGDDHSDASDADPSNARDRLETLLNQPANKFCADCGTPDPKWAALPFGAFICIKCSGTHRSLGVHISKVISVNLDEWTDEEVNCLANSGGNATVNTKYEAFLPENYKKPRQDFATEDRAVFIRKKYELQQFVTNPQFACPLHKHGAEKRHNQQHSGSKHGTFRNSWRKKESENKGGKKMMDVGMVEFVGLIKVDIIRGTDLAVRDVMSSDPYVMIMLGHQSMKTKVIKNTLNPIWNERLMLSIPEPVPPLKVQVFDKDTFTSDDRMGEAEVDIQPLISAAREYQSSIITESTQICTFLASENSILAKDSIISIVDGKVEQEIALRLQNVEHGELEIKLECVPLSQ